A stretch of DNA from Nitrospira sp. KM1:
GGGGCGGGAGTCTCAGCTATCTCATGACCCATCTGGATTATGGAGGGACGTGGGGCACCGGAGGCTACTATGCCGACTATACTCATTACCAGGGAACAACCCCTCGGTTTTTCAATCAGCGCGCAGAGGTCGATGACGTCACATTTAAGACGGTTCAAGAGATCAGTCAGCGCTCGTCCATTATGGCAAAGTTCAACTACTACCGAGAGGATTCGACCATCGGTTATCAGGGTATCTCGCAGTTTCAATACAACACCAATCCTCGCAACAACGGCTTCAACAACGATGCCTTCGATTTTCGGCGCATCGGCATGCAAGTCGCACATCAATACATGTTCACGGCGAATCTGAATGTCACTACGAATTTCTTCGGCCACTACATATCCCGAGACTGGGGACGTCAGAGCACGGATCTTGACGGCAACCCGGCGACCGCCAATCCTTCGTTTAATACCGGGAATACCATCAATGGAAGTGCGACGCAGGCTATTCCCACGAATGGCCGGTTCTTGAACGCGCGTGATTATTTTGTATACGGCGTGGAACCCCGTTTTCATTACGACCACAGTCTATTCGGCATTAAATCTGAGGCGGACTTCGGAGCCAGATTTATGCACGAAGAGTCGACGAGACGGCAGTTCCAGAACTTGACGTCAGGAATAGGGCTCACCTGTCCTACGACCCAAACCGGTTGCCTTGGTGAGGATACCTTTCGTACGACCAATGCCTATGCGTTCTTCTTCCAGGACAAGTTCTATTTTATGCAGGACAAGATTACCGTGACTCCTGGCGTTCGAGTTGAACAGGTGAATTACGACCAGAACAACAGGCTGGCGAATGGAGGGACGGGAGCATATTCGAGCGCTCATACGATCGAACCCATGCCTGGAATCGGTGTGACGTATACGCCGGTAAAGGACTATACCTTTTTCGGCGGCGTTCATCGGGGGTTCGCCCCTCCAACCATTCCTGACGCGGTACAAATCGTCAATGGTGTTCAAGCCGATTTGAACGCAGAACTGAGTTGGAATTATGAGCTCGGAGTTCGCGGAACGCCGACCAAGTGGGCGGGGTTCGAATTCACTTTGTTTCAGATGGATTTCCAGAATCAGGTCATCGCACAGTCTTTGGCTGGTGGTTCAGGAGCCACACTTACGAATGGCGGGCGCACGCGCCATCGAGGGCTCGAGTTTGCGACGAAAATCGATTTGCTCGATATGGTGACCGGGCAGAATCCTGATCAGGACATTATTTTTGACGTCAATTACACGTGGGTGGCTGATGCGGAATTCCGCGGCACCAGATTCAGCAATCTGAACTGTAATCCGCTCGCGGCAGGAGGAAACAACAACTGTCCACTGTTGCCCGGAGAGCCGGCGGTCGTCAGTGTGAGCGGGAATCGCTTGACCTATGCTCCGAAGCACTTATTGTCTGCGGGTCTTGGATATAACAATCGTACCATCGGCTTTAACGCCCGCGTTGAAACGCAGTGCATCAGCGACCAGTTCAGCGACGATCGCAATACGGTGAATGCGACACCGAATGGTCAACGCGGAATTATTCGGGGTTGGTGCATCCTGAACGCCGTGGCGAACCAGTATGTGAAGCCAATCAAGACGACGTTCTTCCTGGATGGCAAGAACCTGTTGGATCAACTCTTTATTGTCGATCGCTCCCGCGGTATCTATCCGGGATTGCCGCTCCTGGTTCAAGGGGGTGCGCGATGGACGTTCTGAGCTGAAAAATTTGACTTCTAGTCGAACGGGAAATCAGCGCGCACGGGCTGTCCTCAAAGATCGGGAACCTCGTCGCGGTACAGCGTGATTGCGGTGATGTGGCGACAACGTAACTTTATCCGCTCGAAAACATGTCCCGAAATGATTGGATTGTGCAGGAACATGCGATGCGAAGCGGATCTGCTGCTTGTTTGACGAGCCCTGTTATGTGTATAACATTGCCCGCTTAAAGAGTGGGCGTGTCTCTGATCGTGTCAGCGTCAAGACGCGCATTAAGGGCACGATCTAAATGCTGGTCAACAAGTTCATGCGGGGTTGCCAATGATCGATCTCATCGGGTTAGGCTTCATTGCCGGTGTCATTCCCGTATATGCAGGGATCGTTGTAGCCCTAGTACTGGGTAAGGTATTGCCTCGCACCTGGGAAGGAGGCTTGATCGGGATCGCTACCGGCGTGCTCGTGTATTTGTTCTTTGATCTGATGCACGAATCAGTCGAGCTGACTGGTGCACGCGATCCGATCTCGTGGCTGGTATTTTTGGGCAGTCTGGGTATCAGTTTTGTCGGCCTCGTGGCCTTCGAGAGAAATCAAATGGTCGGAAGTCGTCGTGCTCCAAGTCGATGGGCCACCTTGCCGTATATGATTGCGATCGGCATGGGGTTGCATAATCTTGGAGAGGGACTGGCTATCGGGGCAAGTTATGCAAATGGGGAGTGGGTTTTGAGTGCACTGCTAGTGGCTGGTTTCGGTTTCCACAATGGAACAGAGGGATTTGGTATCGTCGGTGCTGCAGGCAAAAACTCTGTGACGGGCACCG
This window harbors:
- a CDS encoding ZIP family metal transporter produces the protein MIDLIGLGFIAGVIPVYAGIVVALVLGKVLPRTWEGGLIGIATGVLVYLFFDLMHESVELTGARDPISWLVFLGSLGISFVGLVAFERNQMVGSRRAPSRWATLPYMIAIGMGLHNLGEGLAIGASYANGEWVLSALLVAGFGFHNGTEGFGIVGAAGKNSVTGTDALLLGLVAGAPTCLGTLLSGQGLSPYFTILFYTFAAGSLLYVVFTLTAMSYTATRRLQMAFGVFMGISLMYITAMVLTLVGGIKT
- a CDS encoding TonB-dependent receptor, whose translation is MWRVRAFLLVLVWVVIGEGFDQDAFAQQPVGLRGGIIAFDIPPQPLPMALNTFREQSGVRFLHRAELTQSQQSQGVVGRYSAEDALSILLQGTGLTFYVAETDTVILERASSSDVGPAIPLAATPTGEETLKVPLVEVIGTAPNALDHIPGSGRVVTSESIQNNRRFTINEALREVPGVHVRDEEGFGLRPNIGVRGLNPTRSSKLHIMEDGVPIMIMPYGDSTSYYFPPLFRFDRIEVLKGSGQLLYGPQNIGGVMNLITRNPPATPEGHLEVRGGSLSYLMTHLDYGGTWGTGGYYADYTHYQGTTPRFFNQRAEVDDVTFKTVQEISQRSSIMAKFNYYREDSTIGYQGISQFQYNTNPRNNGFNNDAFDFRRIGMQVAHQYMFTANLNVTTNFFGHYISRDWGRQSTDLDGNPATANPSFNTGNTINGSATQAIPTNGRFLNARDYFVYGVEPRFHYDHSLFGIKSEADFGARFMHEESTRRQFQNLTSGIGLTCPTTQTGCLGEDTFRTTNAYAFFFQDKFYFMQDKITVTPGVRVEQVNYDQNNRLANGGTGAYSSAHTIEPMPGIGVTYTPVKDYTFFGGVHRGFAPPTIPDAVQIVNGVQADLNAELSWNYELGVRGTPTKWAGFEFTLFQMDFQNQVIAQSLAGGSGATLTNGGRTRHRGLEFATKIDLLDMVTGQNPDQDIIFDVNYTWVADAEFRGTRFSNLNCNPLAAGGNNNCPLLPGEPAVVSVSGNRLTYAPKHLLSAGLGYNNRTIGFNARVETQCISDQFSDDRNTVNATPNGQRGIIRGWCILNAVANQYVKPIKTTFFLDGKNLLDQLFIVDRSRGIYPGLPLLVQGGARWTF